In one window of Hyla sarda isolate aHylSar1 chromosome 1, aHylSar1.hap1, whole genome shotgun sequence DNA:
- the LOC130296708 gene encoding zinc finger protein 260-like isoform X1: MNQEEDMNNIKAPETDVSGDEQYKEDIPTGKDRIYIKAPDIKEEEEETNGRDDEQYKEDITTGKDLIYINAPDIKEEDEETDVSGDEQYKEDIPTGKDLIYINATDIKEEEEETDVSSDKQYKEDIPTGKDLIYINATDIKEEEETDMSGYEQYKEDIPTGKDLIYVNTTDIKEEEETDVSSDKQYMEDIPTGNHPGDCTRRSEENLISSYYKADDDITQDTYEEHSIIPDTPSALHSQGLSSYLLKAVLSSDSSQQNMRKPFSCAECKKFYIQKSDLVNHQRMHSGEKPFSCSDCGKCFIQKYDLVKHKRTHTGEKPFSCSECEKCFSNKSNLIQHQKIHTGEKPFSCSECGRCFIQKYDLVKHKRTHTGEKPFSCSECEKCFSNKSNLIQHQKIHTGLKPFSCSECGKCFTDKQHLGQHQKIHTGEKPFSCSECGRCFIQKYDLVKHQRTHTGEKPFACSECGKCFSNKSNLIQHQKIHTEAKPFSSSECGKLFTLKSVLVKHQKMHTGEKPFSCLECGKCFTLKSHLGKHQITHTGKKPFSCSECGNFFIKKSSLVQHQKIHTGEKLYLCSECGKCFIQKSSLVQHKKIHTGEKLFSCSECGKCFIRKSSLVQHQKIHTGEKPFSCSECGKCFIQKSSLVEHQRFHTGEKPFSCSECGKCFTHQSSLYKHKRIHTGEKTIQCNK; encoded by the exons ATGAATCAGGAGGAAGATATGAACAATATTAAagctccagagacagatgtgagcggtgatgagcagtataaggaggacattcctacagggaaagatcggATCTATATTAAAGCTCCAGacataaaagaagaagaagaagagacaaatGGGAGggatgatgagcagtataaggaggacatcactacagggaaagatctgatctatattaatgctccagacataaaggaagaagatgaagagacagatgtgagcggtgatgagcagtataaagaggacattcctacagggaaagatctaatctatattaatgctacagacataaaggaagaagaagaagagacagatgtgagcagtgataagcagtataaggaggacattcctacagggaaagatctgatctatattaatgctacagacataaaggaagaagaagagacggaTATGAGCGgttatgagcagtataaggaggatattcctacagggaaagatctgatctatgttaatactacagacataaaggaagaagaagagacagatgtgagcagtgataagcagtatatggaggacattcctacaggtaaccatCCAG GTgactgtaccaggagatcagaggagaatcttatatcttcatattataaagcagatgatgatatcacacaagatacatatgaagaacattccattatcccagatacaccctccgCTCTTCACAGCCAAGGTCTGTCATCTTATCTTTTAAAAGCAGTCCTATCATCTGATTCATCACAGCAAAATATGAGGAAGCCATTTTCGTGTGCtgaatgtaaaaaattttatattcagaaatcagatcttgtaaACCATCAAAGAATGCActcaggagaaaagccattttcatgttcagattgtggaaaatgttttattcagaaatatgatcttgttaaacataaaagaactcacacaggagagaagccattttcatgttcagaatgtgaaaaatgtttttctaaTAAATCAaatcttattcaacatcaaaaaattcacacaggagagaagccattttcatgttcagaatgtggaagatgttttattcagaaatatgatcttgttaaacataaaagaactcacacaggagagaagccattttcatgttcagaatgtgaaaaatgtttttctaaTAAATCAaatcttattcaacatcaaaaaattcacacaggattgaagccattttcatgttcagaatgtgggaaatgttttactgacaaaCAACATCTTGGTcaacatcaaaaaattcacacaggagagaagccattttcatgttcagaatgtgggaggtGTTTTATTCAGAAAtatgatcttgttaaacatcaaagaactcacacaggagagaagccatttgcatgttcagaatgtggaaaatgtttttctaaTAAATCAaatcttattcaacatcaaaaaattcacacagaAGCAAAGCCATTTTCaagttcagaatgtggaaaactttttactcTGAAATCTGTTCTTGTCAAGCatcaaaaaatgcacacaggtgagaaaccattttcatgtttagaatgtgggaaatgttttactctaaAATCACATCTTGGTAAACATCAAATAACACACACAGgaaagaagccattttcatgttcagaatgtgggaatttttttattaagaaatcaagtcttgttcaacatcaaaaaattcacacaggagagaagctatatttatgttcagaatgtgggaaatgttttattcagaaatcaagtcttgttcaacataaaaaaattcacactggagagaagctattttcatgttcagaatgtgggaaatgttttattcgtaaatcaagtcttgttcaacatcaaaaaattcacacaggagagaagccattttcatgttcagaatgtgggaaatgttttattcagaaatcaagtcttgttgaacatcaaagaTTTCACACAggcgagaagccattttcatgttcagaatgtgggaaatgctttactCATCAGTCAAGTCTTTATAAGCataaaagaattcacacaggagagaagacaATTCAGTGCAACAAATGa